A stretch of DNA from Allomeiothermus silvanus DSM 9946:
CAGGCCCGCTACGAGGCCTATCTCAAAGCCCAAGCCACCTACGAGGCTCAGCGGACTGCCTTCCTCCAGGCCCAGCGCGAGCGCGAACGGCTCGAGGCGGAGCAGGCGCAGCTTTCCCAACGCCTAGCCGAAGCGACCCAGCACCGCCAGCAGGCCGAGATCGCCGAGAAAGCCCTGCGCGCCGAATTGAACCAGCGGGTGGAGCAGGAGAGCAAACTATCCGCCGAAGCCCGCGCGCTACGGGCAGAGGTAGAGCGGCTGGAGGCCTTTTTGCAATCTGGGGCCGACCTCACCGAGGGGCCCCGCCGGGTCAAAGAGGCCAGGCTCGAGGGCATCATCGGCGTGGTCGCGGACCTGCTCGACGTTCCCGAGGGGCTGGAACTCGCGGTCGAGGTGGCCCTGGCCGCTCGGCTCCAGTGGGTGCTCACCGAGGACGACCGCTCGGCCCAAGCAGCCATCAAGCTGCTCAAGCAAAAGGGTGGACGGGCCACCTTCTTGCCCCTGACCCTCCTGCGGCCCGCCGCCAGGCCCCGCCGCGACTGGAGCCAGGAAAAGGGGGTTCGCGGCCTGGCGCGGGAGCTGGTGGAGGTGCGCGGCTACCCGCAGGTAGGGGCCACCCTGTTTGGCGAAACGCTGGTGCTAGAGTCGCTAGAGGCGGCCCTTTCCCTGGCCAAGCGTTACCCCGACGCGCCGCGCATGGTCACCCGGGAGGGCGAGCTCCTTGAGCCCAGCGGGGCCCTCACCGGCGGAAAGCTGCCCAAAGGCGGGCAGATGCTGGCCCTGCGGCGCCGGGTGCGGGAGGCAGCCGCCCAAGCCGAAGGGCTGGAGGGCGAGATACTCCGGCTTGCACAACAGGCCCAGCGCCTGCGCGAGGAGCTGGCTAAACTCGACCTCCCAGCGCTCCGCCAACAGGAGCAGACCCTGCAGGCCGAGCTGCGCTCGCTTGGGGCCAACCTCGGGCGGCTACCTAAGGTCTCGGCCCCCCAAGCCCCCGAGCCGGTGGAACCCCCCGAACCCAGCGGGCTCGAGGCCCTCTTCCGCGAGCGCGAGAGGCTCCGTCAGGATTTGCAGGAGGCCCGCGAACTCCAGATGGCCTGGCGGCGCTACCGCGAGGACCTAGCCCGCTACCAGGAGGCCCAAACCCGCCTTGCCGAGCTTATCCAGCGGAAACATGCCCTGCAAAACGAACGGCAGGGAATCGAGGCCCGCCTAAGAGAAATCACCCTCCAGGAAACCGACCTGGCCGCCCAGGAAGCCGAGCTAGGGCTTGCCGCCCTCGAGGCCGACCTCCGCGAAGCCCGCCAGGCTACCCGAGCCTTAGCCGACGAGGAATCCCGGCTGCTCTCGCGTACTAACGCGGTGCTGGCCGAACTTGAGCAGTCCCGCATTACCCGGGCTCGCCGCGAAGCCACCCTGGAAGCTCTCCAGACCGAGCAATCCGAGCTTCCGCCGGTAGAGGGAGAACTCCCCCAGGGCAGCCACCGTACCCTAACCCGCCAGTTGGCCGAAGCCGAGGCCGCTCTCCAGGCCCTAGGTGCAGTCAACCACCTAGCCGAAGCCGAGCATCACTCCCTTGCCGAGCAGGCTGAAACGCTCCAGGCTGCTTTGCGCGAGGCCGAGGAAGTGATGAGCAAGCTCGAGGCCGAGCTCGAGGCGGTCGAGCGCGAGTACCAGGGGAAGCTCACGGTAGCCTACGGGCGCTTCCGACACAAGTTCGCTGAGTACGCCGAGGCTTTGTTGGGTGCGGAGGCTCGGTTGGAGATG
This window harbors:
- a CDS encoding AAA family ATPase, with product MKIDRLILQGFKSFGERTVLEFGSGVTGIVGPNGSGKSNLVEALRWVVGAKPRELRGEEAQALLFHGSDARAPMPFAEVVLELSRGSERLTVSRRLDRDGEAEVRLGHKVSTLRAVERALAGAGLGRGGYAVIGQGEIGSILQAGPEVLLGYLEEAAGLKAVALAANNTRERLAAAAQEMQALEAEHARMQGALREKSAQAEAARQARALSTQILRLRHALIRVRAEEALAEARKAEERITALEAERQELSERLAQIQIQKTQAQTALETLQTAHAEALRQAEALVGRRRLLQQERQHHADLARRLEREHSLLESEHSRLAALQPPKPPQIPEEQVEKRLAEASRLQHIEIELHEAQSALRAAQARYEAYLKAQATYEAQRTAFLQAQRERERLEAEQAQLSQRLAEATQHRQQAEIAEKALRAELNQRVEQESKLSAEARALRAEVERLEAFLQSGADLTEGPRRVKEARLEGIIGVVADLLDVPEGLELAVEVALAARLQWVLTEDDRSAQAAIKLLKQKGGRATFLPLTLLRPAARPRRDWSQEKGVRGLARELVEVRGYPQVGATLFGETLVLESLEAALSLAKRYPDAPRMVTREGELLEPSGALTGGKLPKGGQMLALRRRVREAAAQAEGLEGEILRLAQQAQRLREELAKLDLPALRQQEQTLQAELRSLGANLGRLPKVSAPQAPEPVEPPEPSGLEALFRERERLRQDLQEARELQMAWRRYREDLARYQEAQTRLAELIQRKHALQNERQGIEARLREITLQETDLAAQEAELGLAALEADLREARQATRALADEESRLLSRTNAVLAELEQSRITRARREATLEALQTEQSELPPVEGELPQGSHRTLTRQLAEAEAALQALGAVNHLAEAEHHSLAEQAETLQAALREAEEVMSKLEAELEAVEREYQGKLTVAYGRFRHKFAEYAEALLGAEARLEMLPSPPSSGLPHHRGLHLVLRPAGKRTVDLNLLSMGERTMGALAFLFALSEASEEGRGLPVAVLDEVDAPLDEANILRFAGFLRRFSQETQFILITHQKRTMEACDALYGVTSEQGLSRVYSIQRDEALA